One Fusobacterium perfoetens ATCC 29250 genomic window, ATAATATAAACATTAGGGCCTACATTATATTGTAATGAAATACCTCCAGATATAAGTTTATCTGTAACTAATCCATAGTAAGGAATACCATAAAAATCAAATTCTTTATAATTTAAACTAAATTTTTTTGTACCACCTATTTTAAATAAACCTTCATATCTATAATTAAAATCATCATTAAATAATTGTCCTCCAGAAGCGAAAGCACCAAAAGAAAGTTTTTTATTAATAGGGAAAGTTTTAAATACATTAAATTTATATCCATGAAAATCAAAACCAGAATTAGAAATTCCTCTATTAACAAATCCTGCTAAATAAGAAAAACTTCCTTTAGTAGGGAATGAAATAGAATCTAAATTATCATAAATAATATAAGAACTACCCCAAATATAATTTTCAATATCTTTATCTTCTAAATCATAAGGAAGACCAGATGTAAAATAGTTTTTAGAATATTTCCAACCACTTGATATACCAAAAAGAAGATTATTAAAAATAGAAGAAGAAATATCATATTGAAAACCTAAAGATTTTGTAGTGTACTTAGAAATAAGTTTTCCAGAATTCCAACCATAAAGAAAAACAGGAGAATATTGATAAGATAAACTATAATTTCTTGAAAAATCAATATCAAAAATTTCAAAAGTATTTTTATTTCCTATACTTAATTTAGGAAAAGAAGATATTTCACTTTTTATATAATAGTTGTTACCAAAACTATTGCTATATGGTAAATCTGTATTTAAGTTTAAGGCCATACCATAATCATTAGAAACATAAAGGAAATTTCCATAAATCTTAAATAAAGGACTTTCTTCTAAAGAAAAAGTAATATTATCATTTTGTACTTTATAAAAAATCCTATCAACATATGAAAGAGCATAGATTTTATTGGTCCAAGTATTTAAATCATCTATTGTATAGTTATCAGTTTGTGGTTTTAAATCTATAGCTTTTTTATAGGTAAAAGTAGAGTTTCCAATTAAATTTATAGAATTAATAGGACTATTGAAATTTTTTAAAGCACTAGATTTTTCTTTTATGGCTAGAAATTTTTCTTTATTAGAAAGCTTTTTTAAATTTGAGGAAAAATGTTCAGCAGCTATTTCTCCTTCTTTAATGATAGGCGCAATATTTTCGAAATCAAGAGTTCCAAATTTTTTTACATTAGGAACTATTAAAATATCAGCATAATTTTTTTGGATTTTTGTACTTTTCATGCTATTGTATCCAGAAATTTTATCAATAACTTCTACTACATTGGAACTAGTTGTTATATTTTTAGGGTCAGCAGTTATATCTACAGCTATTATAATATCAGCTCCAGCTTTCATAGCTTCTACAACTGGGAAATTATTGGCCACTCCACCATCAACAAAGAAACTATCTTGATGTTTTATAGGAGTGATAATAGATGGAATAGCCATACTCATAAGGACAGCTTTTGCTAAATCTCCTTCTTTTAAGGCTATAGCTTTTCCAGTATTAATATCTGTAGAAACAGCTCTAAATTTTATTGGAAATTCATCAAAATTATTTATTTTTTCAACTCTTTCAAAAGTTTTTTTAAAGTTAAGATAAATATGTTCTCCATTTATTACCCCTAATGGGAAATGAATGTCATTATTATTATCAATAGAAACACTAAGAGTTCCTTTAATTTCATTAATTTTTTGAGTAATATTTTTTAAAGAACGGTCAGGAGAGTTTGAAAATAATTTTTCAAATTCTTGAGTAAGTAAAAAATCTTCTATTTCTTTTGGAGAATAACCTATAGAATACATGGCTCCTACAATACTTCCTGCACTAGTTCCTATTATCATATCAATAGGAACATTATATTTTTCTAAAACTTTTAAAACTCCAACATGCCCAGCTCCTTTAGCTCCACCACCACTTAAAACCAAAGCAATTTTTGGAGAACCATTTTTTTTATTTATATCAAACTTATTTTTATTTACATAAGTTTTTAAATCTTCTAATTCCTTGATATAATCTTCTAACATTTCTATATGATTATCAATAGAATTTATTTTATCTTTTTTAGTATTTATTTTTCCATAATATTTTTCTTCTTGAGAAAAGGAAAAAATAGATAAAATTATAAAAAGAAAAATAAGTAAAAATTTTTTCATAACCCCTCCATAAATATTTTTTATTATTATATCACAATAATAAAAAAAATATGAAAAAAAGTATAAATTATAGTATAATAATGTTAGTAAACAAACAAAAGGAGGGAGTTATTTTGAAAAAAATAATTTATTTATTAATGATTTTATTAGTAGGGTGTACAGCAATAGAAGAGAAAGAGGACTCTCCTATAATTTATAATTTAGCAATAGTTAGTACAAATAATATAAATGGAAAAATTCAAGAGGGAATAGGTTATCCTAGATTAGCAACAATAATAAAAGATAAAGAAAGAGAGTTTGGAAAAGAAAAAGTTTTATATTTAGATGCTGGAGGAAATTTTTCAGGAAGTAAATTTTCAGAAAGTACTAAAGGAGCAGGAATTTCAAAAGTATTAAATGGAGTAGGATTAAAAGTTACTACTTTAGGAAAAGGGGATTTTTATTATGGAGCAGAGAGAATAAAAGAATTAGAAAAGATTTCTAATTTTAAAATAGTAGCTTCAAATGTTAAATATAGAGATGGAAGAGATTTTGTAAAACCATATTTATTAGGAAGAATGGGAGATAAAAGATTTGCTATTATAGGGATAGTTTCTCCAGAACTATATAATGAAATGGATAAGAAGACAAAAGGAGAATTAATAATTCAAGAACCTATATTAGTTATTCCTAATTTAGTTAGATTAATAAAAGAAAATAATATAGATTTTATAATTGCTCTTTCTTCTTTTGGAGAAAATACAGAATGGAATGCAGCAGAATTAGCTAAGAATATCTCTGATATAGATTTAATGATAGTAAGTGGACAAGGAAAAAGTATGAATCAAAAAATGAATAACACTTATATAATTAAAGAGGAAAATTCTTTTGGAAGTATAGGAATAACAAAGATAGCTTTAAAAACTGGTAAAAAATCATTAGATAGAATAAATCATGAAAAAATAAAATTAAATGATATTTATATTCCTGAAAATGAGAAAAAGATTGTAAAAGAAAGTACAATAAAAGAAGAAGTTATAAAAGGTGAAGATATATATTATAAAGTACAACCAGGAAATACTTTATATTCTTTAGCTAGAGAATACAATACAACTGTTGATGAAATAAAAAGATTAAATCCTAGTATTGAAGGAAATAACATAAAAGTGGGAGAAACTTATAAAATACTAGAGAAAAAAGTGGATATTGTAGAAAAGAAAGTTGAAACAGAAACAAATAAAGCGAAAGAGATGTATGATAACTTTGATTCTATTGCAGTAGAAATGAATGATATGGAAAATATTCCAGATAATGCATTAGAAGTTGGAAAAATAGATATTCCAAAAGATAGTGAAGTAGAGAAATTAATAGAAACTTTAAAATAAGAAATAATTAGGAGGAGAGATGGAATTTTCGTTAAATTTAAAACAGGATTTAAAATTAATTTTAACACAAGAAATGAAAGTCTCTCTAAATATTTTGGAGATGTCTTCTTATGATTTAGAAAAATATATTTTAAAAGAAAGGGAAATCAATCCCTACATAGAAGTGGAGTATACAAATATTAGTAAAAAAAATTTTTCAAATGATGAGGAAGAATTTTCTCCATTAGATTTAGCCCATAAAGAAGAGAGTTTAGTAGATTATTTAGAAGAGCAAATAGGATATTTGAAAATTAATAAAAATATGAGATTTCTTTGTTCTTATATAATAAATAATCTTGATAAAAGAGGTTATCTTTTATTAAAAAAGCAAGAAATAAAAGATCTGACTAAATTTCCTTTAAAAGAGATAGAAAAGGCAATAGAAATAATAAAATCTTTAGAACCAGTAGGAATAGGAGCTCAAAATTTAGAAGAGTGTCTTATAATTCAATTACATAAAAAGCAAATAAATGATATAGTTTTAGAGAATTTAATAAAATATTTTTTAAGAGAGTTAGCAGATAGAAAAATTGAAAAAATTTGTGAAAAATTAAAAATTAATCAAGAACAGCTTAAGAAATATTTTGAAATAATTCGAAAATTAAATCCTATTCCTTCTCGTGGTTTTTATATGGGAGAATCAATAAATTATATTTCTCCAGAAGCAGAAATAAAATTAGTTGATGGAGAGTATAAAGTTATAATGTTATATGGAAATCTTCCAAAAGTGAAAATTAAAGAAGGAGAAAATATAGATAAAACGTATTATACCTCAGCTAATAATTTAATAAAGTTTATAGAAAAAAGATATGAAACTTTAAAAAATATATTAGAGGTTATATTAGAAAAACAATATGAGTATTTTTCACAAGAAAATGGAAAATTAAAGAATTTCACTTTAAAAGAAGTATCAGAAAAATTAGAAATACATGAATCAACAATTTCAAGAGCTATAAAAAATAAATATATATCTTCAAATAAAGGGATGTTAAGGATAAAAGATTTGTTTGTATTAAATGATGAGAAAGAGTTAATCTGTGAAATTATAGAAAATTTAGTTTTAGAAGAAGATAGAGAAAAACCATATACAGACCAATATATGGCTGACTATATAAATTTGCATAATTTAAAAATAGCTAGAAGAACTGTGGCAAAATATAGAGAAGAATTAGGAATAGCCTCAGCATCTAAAAGAAAATTAAAAAATATCTAGGAGGAATATGGAAATCTCTCTTATTGAAATAAAAGAACATGTAAAAAAATATATAGAAGTTATTACTACAGTTATAGATGTTGGTGTAGGTGTGGTAGATAAAAATATGAAAAGAGTTTCTAGTACAGGACTTTATATTGATGAAGATGGGGAAGAAGTATTAGGTAGTGTTTATAAAAATACTTTGGAAACAGGAAGTACAAATGTAATAGAAAATCCAAGACAACATTGTCTTTGTATAGAATGTATAGATAAACAGAGGTGTAAAGAAACTTTAGAAATTTCTACACCTATTTATTGTAATGGAGAAATAGAGGGAGTTTTAGGGTTAGTTTGCTTTACAGAAGAGCAAAAAAATAAGATACTTTCTGATGTAAATTCTTATTTAAATTTTACAAAACAAATAGCTGAATTTATAGGAATGAAGTTTAATGAATATAAAGAGAGTTTACTTCAAAAAGAAAAAGAGGAAACTCTTAATCAAATATTAAATAATATGACAAAAGGTGTCATAGTTACTAATAGTGATAATGAAATTTTAATCATAAATCAAATAGGAATGAAAAAATTAAAATTAGTTTTTAGTCCTGTTGGAAAAAAAATAAAAATAATTAGTCAAAATGATTATATAATGAATGAGGAAATTTTTAAATTAATAATAAATGAGAAAGAATATACAGTAAGTGGAAAAAAATTTCCTTTGAATTCAATAAGCAAAAAAAAGGAAGATGCTTTTATTTTTGATGATATACAAAAAATTAATAAAAATATTGTTGAAGTAAGTAATCAATATAATAGAATAACTTTAGATGATATTCATGGAAAATCACAAGCGATTTTATCTTTAAAAGAATATATTCAAGCTATTTCAAATTCAAATTCTACAGTATTGATAACAGGGGAAAGTGGAACTGGAAAAGAGTTAATAGCTCGTTCAATACATTCTTGTGGAAATAGAAAAGATAAACCATTTGTTGTTATAAATTGTTCAGCTATTCCAGATTCACTTTTAGAAAGTGAACTTTTTGGATATGTAAAAGGAGCTTTTACAGGAGCTAATAATAATGGACATATGGGAAAGTTTGAATTAGCTAACACAGGAGTAATTTTCTTAGATGAGATAGGTGATATGCCTTTATATTTACAAGCAAAATTATTGAGAGTTTTACAAGAGAAAAAAATAGAAAGAATAGGGTCTAATAAAAGTATTGATTTAGATATTAAAATAATAGCTGCTACTAATGCTGATTTAAAACAAAAAATTAAAGAAAAGAAATTTAGAGAAGATTTGTATTATAGATTAAATGTAATACCTATTCAAACTCATCCTTTAAGAGAAAGAAAAGAAGATATAGAACCAATAGTAGAAGAACTTATAAAAAAATATAGTTTAATAGCTAATAAAACTATAAAAGAGATGGATAGAGAGGTATTAGACTTATTATTAGAATATGATTGGCCAGGAAATATTAGAGAATTAGAAAATATTATAGAATTGATGATGAATACTTGTGGAAATAATGAAAAAATAGTAAAAAATATGTTGCCAGAAAATATTTTAAAAAAAGATATTAAAGAAAATATTATAAAGGAAGAAAAAAGATTTTTTGAAAGAGAAGAAGAAATTTTATTTGAAGAATTTGAAAAATTAGAAAAAGAATATATAATAAGAAGTCTAAAAAAATATGGAAATTCTACAGAAAGTAAAAAGATGATTTCTGAGAAAATGAATATAGGATTAACAACTTTATATAGAAAATTAAAAAAATTTAATATAGATAAATAAGTAGAAGGAGAACAAAATGTTTCAACCAAAAAAAACTATAGAATATTCTGGAGTAGGAATAACTATGATATCAGAATATACTAAGATAAAAGGAGATATAGATATATCTTGTAATATTTATATAGATGGAAAAGTAGAAGGAAGTATAAAATCTACAGCCCTTATAACTATTGGAGAAAAAGGTGAAGTTATAGGGAGTTTGAAGGCAGAGAGAATAATAATATCTGGAGTATTAAGAGGAAAAGCTGAAGCTACAGATGTAGAATTTATAAAAAATGGAAAAATTTATGGAGATATTATTAGCTCTAAATTATCTATAGAAGAGGGAGTTATATTTGAAGGAACTAATAAGTTAAAAAAATAAAGCACTTTCGAGTGCTTTATTTATTTTATATATAATAAAATAATATAAAATATATATAATTGATTTTGTGTTTAAAAATTGTTGATTATGATTATAAAATTGAAAAAAATACAATAATATTTAAAAAAAATAAAAAAATATTGATTTTTTTTTAATTCTTGATATACTCTTTTCATTAAAAAAATAAAATAACTAGTTGATTGGAGGAGCAAAATGGAGAGAGAAAGAAAAATGTCGTTAACCACAAAAATTTTTATAGCTTTGATAATAGGAGTTATAGTAGGTTTAGTATTACATCCTCTAAAAAATAATCCTTATGTAGAAAAATATCTTTTAAATTTTGTATTTACTTTTTTAGGTAATGGATTTGTAAGAGCCATTAGAATGGTAGTTGTTCCATTAGTTTTATGTTCTTTAGTTATGGGAGCAGCAGGAATAGAAGATGTAACTAAGCTGGGAAGGATTGGAGCAAAAACTTTAATCTTTTATCTATCAACAACAGCTGTAGCTGTAGTTTTAGCCTTAGTTGGAGGAAATATAATAAATCCTGGAAAAGGAGTAAATATTAGTGATATAGCTACAACAGTAGTATCAGTAGATAAAACAAAACCATTTGTAGATATTTTATTAGATATGATACCTATAAATCCTATAGAAGCACTAGCTAAAGGAGATATGTTACAAATAATAGTTTTCTCTATAATTTTAGGAATAGCAATGTCTTTATTAGGAGAAAAAGCAAATGAAGCTAAAAAACTTTTTGAAGCTGGAAATAATATAAGTTTAAAATTAGTAGAAATTATTATGTTATTTGCTCCTTTAGGAGTATTTGGTTTAATAGCTAAAACTTTTACAACATTAGGTTATATAGCTTTAGTTCCATTATTTAAGTATTTTATGGGAGTAGTAGTAATATTATTTATTCATTGTTTGGTAACTTATCAAAGTATATTGGTATTATTTGGAAAATATAATCCTATAAAATTCTTTAAGAATTTTGCTCCAACAATGTTGGTAGCTTTTTCTACAGCTTCAAGTAGTGCTTGTTTACCATCATCTTTAAAAACTATGCAAGAAAATTTTGGTGTTTCTAAAGCAATTTCATCTTTTACAATTCCTTTAGGAAATACAATAAATATGGATGGAACAGCTGTTATGCAAGGAGTGGCTACAATATTTATAGCTCAAATTTATGGAATAGATTTGACAATGGGAAATTATATTACAATAATTCTTACAGCTACTTTAGCTTCAATAGGAACAGCAGGAGTTCCTGGAGTTGGAGTAATAATGTTAGGAATGGTTTTAGTACAAGTAGGACTTCCTTTAGAAGGAATTGGACTTGTTATGGGAATAGATAGATTTGTAGACATGTTTAGGACAACAGTAAATGTAACAGGAGATGCTGTTTGTACTTTAGTAATAGCTAAATCAGAAAAAGAAAATATAAAGTAAGGCTCTTTATATAAACTACACTAAAAAAGGGAGATATTTCTCCCTTTTTTAATTAAAAATTTTCTTCTAAAATTTTTGCAAGTTGGTCAGGACAAGATGTAGATTTTTTTCCACAAGTAATTCCTTTTAATTTTTTTATAACATCTTCTTTTGACATTCCAATTATTAAATTTTCTATTCCATGAGTATTACCATCACATCCACCTAAAAATTCAATATTTTTAATAATTCCATTGTCATCAATTTCTAAAGCGATTTCTCTAGCACATACTCCAGAAGTGATAAATTTTTTCATAGTGAGCCTCCTAAACAAATTTATAATATTATATAATATTTTTCATAAAAAATCAGTAAAAATTTTTATATAAAAAAATAAACTTTTTTTTTAGAGTTCTCGTCATAAAGGTGAAGTTAATAAAAATGCAAAAATAATAAATTTCCCCAAAAATAAAAAAGAGTGAGTTTTCACTCTTTTTTATTTTTTTGTCATTTTCATGTCACAGATTATTTTTAAGATAAAAAAATATACATTTTATAGATAATATAGTTTATAATATAAAATAAAAAAGTGATGGAGGAAAAATGAAAAAAATTTTTTTATTTCTTTTAATTATAAACCTTACATTTGCAAGAGAAATCTCTTTTGAAGAGGCTTTAGAAATAGCTAAAAAAAATAACAGAAATTTACAAATTCAAGAATTAACTGTAAATCAAAAAAAACTTGAAAAAAATTCTAAAGTAAAAGAATTACTTCCAACTATTCAGATAAATAGTTCCTATGAAAAAATAGAAAATCAATATGAAGATGAAAAATTTAATAATTCTTTAAAAGCTAAACAAACTATTTTTTCTGGGGGAGAAAAATATAATGATGTAAAATTAGCAAAACATAATGAAGAATTAGAAAAAATAAATTTATACAATGAAGAAAATTATTTAAGAATTAAGGTTTTAGAAAGTTATATACAATGTCTTTATAATAAAGAAATTTTACTAGTCTATGAAAAATCTTATGAGGATAAAGAAAAAGAATTGGAAAGACAAGTAGAATTTAGAAATTTAGGACTTGTAGATAAAACAGAAGTACTAAAACTTGAAAGTTCATTATATCAAACAAAAGGAAAAATACTTGAAGCAAAAAATAATTTAATAACAGGAAATTTAGCTTTAAAAACTCTTTTAAGAATAGACCCAAGAGAGAAAATTCAAGTGAAAGAATTAGATTTGAAAACAATACAAATGAAAGATATAGTATTGGAAGAAGATGTAAAAAATACTTTAAAAAATGGAGTTCAAGCTAAGATTTTAAATAAAAATATAGATATAAAAGAATCAGAAACAAGTAAAAAGTTAAGTAGTTTTTTTCCAAAAGTAAGTGCTGAATATTCATATAACAATATAAATAAAGATAAATTTTCAGGAAGTTTTTCAGGACATCAAGATGATTGGGAATGGAGAGCTGGAATCTCTTTTGAATGGGATATATTTAATTTTGGAAGTGATATAGATATTTATAGAAGTTCTAAATTAGATGTAGAAAAATTAAAGTTAACTAGAGATGAAGAACTAGATAACTTGAGAAAAAATATGATAAATGCTTATAATAATATATTCACTTTGGAAAAATCAATGGAAAGTAATAGAAAGGCTTTTGAAACATCTTTAGAAACTTATAATATTGAAAAGGAAAAATATGAAAATAGATTGATTGATACTATTGATTATCTTAAAGCAGAAGAAGATATGATGAGAACCAAAGTAGAATATTATAATTCAAAATTAAATTATTTTTTAGCTTATGAAAAATATATGGTATTGAGAAAATAAAGGGAGAAAATAAGATGAAAAAGATTGTGTTATTTATATTTATGATATTATTATTGATTTCTTGTAAAGATAATAAGGCTACTTCAAAAAAAGAAATAATTAAAGAGATAAAAAGTATAGAGCTAAAAGAAATGACATTAGATAATATAGAAATATATAATGGAGAAATAACACCAAGTAATGATGTAAAAATAATAACTCCAACAGGTGGATATGTAAAAGAGATTAACTTTAAAAATGGAGATATTATAAAAAAAGATGAAGTTATCTTAAAATTAGAAGATATAGAAACAGAAACAAATTATTTACAAGCAGAGGGGAATTTATATAAAGCTAAATCAGATTATGAAACTCAAAAAATATCTTTTGAAAAATATGAAAAATTATATAAAAAAGATTATATTTCAGAAGATACTTATTTAACAGCTAAAAATAATTTATCTCAAAGTTATGGTATTTATAAAACAGCAGAGGGAAATTATTTAGATGCTAAAGATAAAAAAGAAAGATTGATAGTTAAGGCGCCTATTAATGGAATAGTGACAGATTTAGATTTAAAATTAGAAGAAAAAATTATTGCTAATAGTGAAGTATTATCTATTATAGATAATGAAAATATGGAGATAAAAGTAGCTGTATCTGGAAAGAGTGTCAATAATATTAAAGTGGGAAATGAAGCAAAAATATATATAGAGGAAATAGATAGAGAAGTTATAGGAAAAATAGAAAGTATTAATTTGGCAGCTAATAAAGAAACAAAAAAATATCAAGTAAAAATAATTTTTAATAATGAGAAAAAAGATATTTTAAAAGGAATGTATGGAAAAGTAAAAATAAATCAAGGAAAAACAAAAGGGTTATTTATTCCTAAAGAAGCTATTATGGTAAAAGATTTATATACTTATATAGCTATAACTAGAGATGGAAAAGCTTTAATATATAAAGTTGATTCAAAAGATTCTATAGGAAATTATCAAGAAATAATTTTTAAAGATTATAAAATAGGAGATAGATTGATAATAGAAGGACAATATTTATTGAATAATAATGATAAAGTTAAGGAGAGAGAAGAATGAGGTCTATTTCAGAATTTTCAATAAAAAAACCAGCTACAGCATTTATGATTATTATATCAATGGTAGTATTTGGTGTTTTAGGAATGAGAAAAATGCCTATAGAATTAAAACCAAATACAGAATATCCAATAGTAAGAGTTAGGGTAAAATGGGACGGAGCAACCCCTGCTGATGTAGAAAAAATGGTTACAAGAAAAATAGAGGATATTTTACCAAATATAGAAGGAGTTAAAAGCTTTAGTTCTACTTCCGAAGCAGAAGAAGCTTCTATTGAAATAGAATTTGATTATGGAGTAAATATAGATACTAAAATAACTTTAGTTCAAAATGAAATAAATCAAATAAGAAATAAATTACCTGAAGATATAGATGAACCTATTGTACGGGAAAGAGGTGGTTCTTCTTCACCTGTTGCTAACTTAGTATTATTTGGTGGGGATATAATGGAGATGAGGACTTATGCTGAAAATATTTTAAGTCCTATGTTAGAAAAAATAGAGGGAGTTTCAGAAGTTGTAGTTTATGGAGGAGCAGCTCAACAAGTTTTAGTTGAAATAGACCCTGAAAGATTAGAAAATTATAATTTGAATATAAGTGAAGTAATTAATAAAATAAAATCTTCAAATATAAGTGTACCTAGTGGAAAAGTTAGAGAAGGATATAAAGAATATATTGTTAAGGTTCAAGGAGAAATAGAAACAGTAGAAGAAATAGGAAATATAATTTTATTAAATAAAGATGGTCATTTATTAAGAGTAAAAGAGATAGCAAATGTAAGATTAGAAAGAAAAGAAAAAGATAGTATCTACAGAAAAGAAGGAAGAGAAGGAATAGGAATAATTATTAGAAAAACAGATTCTGGAAATACTATAGAGATTGTAAAAGAAACTAGAAAAGTAGTAAATGATATAAAGGAAGCTCTTCCTTTAAATTCAAATATAATTTTTGAATTTGATTCTTCTATAACAGTAGTAAACTCAATTTTAAATGTAAAAAATACAGCAATTTTAGGATTAATTTTAGCAGCTGGAATATTATTTATATTTTTAAAGAATATAAGTTCTACACTTATTATTTCAACAGCTATTCCAGTTTCTATAATATTTACTTTTTTCTTATTAAATGCTCAAGGTTTAAGTTTAAATATGGTTTCTTTAATGGGATTATCTTTAGGAATTGGAATGTTGGTAGATAACTCTGTAGTTGTTGTAGATAATATTTTTAGACATATGAGTGAATTAAATGAAGATAGAGGAATTGCTTCTCAATTAGGAGCTGAAGAGGTAGGAATGCCAATTTTATCTTCTACATTAACTACAGTATCTGTATTTTTTCCCTTAGTATTTCAAGAGGGAATAGCAAAACAACAATTTCAAGATATGAGTTATGCTATAACTTATTCTTTAATGGCTTCTTTAATAGTTGCTTTAGTTTTTGTACCAATGGTATCAAGTAAAATAATGTCGTATAAAAATACTATATCAACAGAGGGAAAAGTTTTTAAATATGTAAAAGAAAAATATGTAGATTTTTTAACAATGTCTTTGAAATATAAAAAAAGAGTTATTGGAATAACAATACTATTATTTATTGGTTCTATGTTTGTAGCAAGAACTATTGGAGGAAAATTTAATCCTACTACTGATATAGGAAGATTTGCTGTAGTGGCATTACTTCCTAATGGAGCAGATGTTAATATGACAGATAAAGTAGGAAAGATTTTAGAAGAGAGAACTAAGGGATTAAAGAATTTGCAAACTTATACAGTTTCAGGTAATACAGAAAGTGTATCATTAAATATGAATATGGGATTAAAAACTTCAAGAGAAGAATCTATGAAAGAAATTTTACAAGAGTTAAGAAAAAAATTTTCTAATATTCCTGATGTAAAAATAGCTGTTGTTCCAAATTTTATTTATGGAACTAGGGGAATTTATGATTTAGAGTTTGAATTGTATTCAGACAATATGGTTATATTAGAAGAAGTGATAAAAGATTTGGAGAAAAAAATAAGAAATATAGATGGGATAGCAGAATTTAAAACATCTTTAGAAGGAGGAAAACCAGAGGCAAGAATAATTGTAGACAGAGAAAAAGCAGCTTATTATGATGTGGATATAGAAACAATAGCAAAAACTATTCAGTATCAAATTCTTGGAGGAGTTCCTTTTAAAATTTACAGTGATAATGCTGAGATAGATGTTACAGTTCAGTTGGAGAAAAAATATAGAGAATCTAATAAACTCTTAATGAAGTCAAGAATAACTTTACCAAATGGAAAAAATATAAAAATTTCAGATATTGCTAGTTTAAAAATAATAGAAGGACCAGCAAAGATAGAAAAAGAAAATAAAAAAATGAAGGTAATAGTTTATGCTAACTTAACAGATGAAAATAAATTAATGGAAGTAAATAATAAAATTGTTAATATTTTTAAAGAGGGAAATTATCCAAATAATGTAAGTTTTGGATTTGGTGGAAAAACTTCTAGTATGCAAGATATGTTATCAGAACTATCTTATGTATTTGCTATTGGATTATTTTTAATATATTTTATTTTGGTATGGGAATTTGAATCATTTAT contains:
- a CDS encoding efflux RND transporter permease subunit; this encodes MRSISEFSIKKPATAFMIIISMVVFGVLGMRKMPIELKPNTEYPIVRVRVKWDGATPADVEKMVTRKIEDILPNIEGVKSFSSTSEAEEASIEIEFDYGVNIDTKITLVQNEINQIRNKLPEDIDEPIVRERGGSSSPVANLVLFGGDIMEMRTYAENILSPMLEKIEGVSEVVVYGGAAQQVLVEIDPERLENYNLNISEVINKIKSSNISVPSGKVREGYKEYIVKVQGEIETVEEIGNIILLNKDGHLLRVKEIANVRLERKEKDSIYRKEGREGIGIIIRKTDSGNTIEIVKETRKVVNDIKEALPLNSNIIFEFDSSITVVNSILNVKNTAILGLILAAGILFIFLKNISSTLIISTAIPVSIIFTFFLLNAQGLSLNMVSLMGLSLGIGMLVDNSVVVVDNIFRHMSELNEDRGIASQLGAEEVGMPILSSTLTTVSVFFPLVFQEGIAKQQFQDMSYAITYSLMASLIVALVFVPMVSSKIMSYKNTISTEGKVFKYVKEKYVDFLTMSLKYKKRVIGITILLFIGSMFVARTIGGKFNPTTDIGRFAVVALLPNGADVNMTDKVGKILEERTKGLKNLQTYTVSGNTESVSLNMNMGLKTSREESMKEILQELRKKFSNIPDVKIAVVPNFIYGTRGIYDLEFELYSDNMVILEEVIKDLEKKIRNIDGIAEFKTSLEGGKPEARIIVDREKAAYYDVDIETIAKTIQYQILGGVPFKIYSDNAEIDVTVQLEKKYRESNKLLMKSRITLPNGKNIKISDIASLKIIEGPAKIEKENKKMKVIVYANLTDENKLMEVNNKIVNIFKEGNYPNNVSFGFGGKTSSMQDMLSELSYVFAIGLFLIYFILVWEFESFILPFIILLSVPLSTTGAFYSLKLSGKTMDSMVAVGFVMLAGIVVNNAIVLIDFIKTERENGIELNEAVIKAGRTRLRPILMTTLTTILGMIPLALSNGESSEMYDGMAFVVIFGLSSATLLTLIVIPIIYCLIEDIRKFLRKSTGRYGGSIVDWRNFKNKFSK